The sequence below is a genomic window from Hydractinia symbiolongicarpus strain clone_291-10 chromosome 10, HSymV2.1, whole genome shotgun sequence.
ACTTCTTACCACCCATATAATCATCCGCCAACCCTTTTCTCTCCGCCATTATGCTTTTAATTTCTTTCACTTTTTTCGCTTTCTGTTCCGTCGTTTCTTCTTTGCGACTTATCCGATCGTGGTTCGCCAAAGCTTTTCCAACCGAAGCATTCTGACAGTTAAACTCGAGCGCGAATTTATAATTTTCGCGAGCGGTATTTCGCGTCTCGTGGTTAGCTGTTCTTTTCGCGGTCAGCTGGTCGAAAGATACGTTATTGGCTTGTCTACGATCTTCAACAGCTTTGAGTATTTTCATTCGTTCGCTTAGTTTTCCCTCCACAGCGTCAGCTTGATAATTCTTCTTGTGTCGTCTCACTCGATCCCTGCAATTACGTTCGACGTCCCGTATATGTCCCACATGGTTCCTTCGCCCCACTAAAACCTCTGCGTTACGCCGGTCTCTGTATGCTTTGTCAACTGCCTGAAAATAAGACAGTCCCATTGAGCCTTGTGTTTTAAGAAACAGCTTCTGGTCAGCATTCACCTTCTTCTTTTGTAACTTTTTCTTTAGTGCTGGTGCACTTTTCAACTGCCTTTCTATTTCTCTGACAGATTTTCTTATGTCTTCGGCCCCTTCCACGGTGCGCGTGATCAGCTCCACTAAGGGGTCGTGCTTCATCGTGTGAGGCTTCTGTACGCTTAAACGAAATCCACTGTCTGCATTGTCATTATTCTTTTCACTTGTCTGCTTTACTTCTCCAAGAAATTCGTATTGTGTATAATACTTACCTATTTTAGACCGTTTTTTCAAACCGCTTATAGATTCAAGCAGACCCATTGTCTTAGCTAATTGGATCACATCCTTTGGTAATTGCTCCCTTTCGACTGGAGAAGATAGAACCAACCGCTGGATTTTCGTCTTGCCAGGCTTAACTTTACCAATATGCGAGCTTGTttctttttctaatattttggcGGCCTTTCCTTGTAGCTTTTCAAGGTCAATATTGATATGTTTTCGCACATTTATAACTTCACCTTCTATTAAGAGTGGCAGTTTCTTTTCAGGCTGAAGTGACTTATCTGATTTTAACGGAATAAAGCTCTTATGTCTGGAGCGTCTCAACTTGAGATATGTTTCGTAGTCCAACTTTAGAGAGGATAGGCTCTGATATATCAAActgtcttgttgttgttgtgtgatGGGCGTGGACGGTGGAGGGTTAGGGTAGCCTTTAAAACTTCGATAGAATCTTTGAATAGATACAGCAGCCCTATATTACAGTTTGAATCAATGAAACAGATGAAAAAAAAGAACgaaggaaaagaaaaacatcGACACTGTCATCTTACCTTcaacaagaacaaaaaaacaaaacaaaaaaacaccatAACATCACCGAAGACGAcgacaacgacgacgacaataACACAACGATGACGGCTACTATGACAATAACACAACAGCAACAGCGACAATGGAAACAATAACAAAACGACAATGCTCATCTTGTCgtcaaacagaaaaaaacaaaaacaacacctGACACCAGCGATAACATGGACACCAACGTCACCGACGACGACAATAACGGCAATACGACGACGAAGTCGACAATAGGAAAGAAAACACAGACTTACCACAAGCGCGCATCCATAACGTAGTTATATCGAAGTCTGACAAGAAAGCCCCGAATGTAACGCTGAATGACCAACACAGGACACCATCTCGATTGAATAGAATTGATTGTTGACATGTCTTGGTTAATGAGAAGCAAAGTTTTGCTATATGATTGATCCTGGAAAACAAACACAGTTGAATTATTATACAGGGTGGCCactctttttataaaatttgagaTTTCAGGACTTTTGATAACAATTCTCAACCATTTTTCAGAAGACGGCGGtatattttcattaaaaaaatgatgagATTTGAggacattttcatacttttccaaaaaaattgagaagattGAGAACAAAGATAAAGTTGTTACAAAATCGACTTTAGTTTAGATGAGTTTAGGAGAGACTTTTCAAAATTGAGGAGAATTAAATAGTTTTGAGGAGGTGTGGCAACCTGCTAAACTTTCTGACACCACTACAAATAGAACTTTACAAACAGTTTTTTTCGGAAAAACTCAATATTTGTTTGATCCTGAACTGTATTGTTGGGACGACCACGAATTTTTGGCAGTAAAACATGGAAGTTAACAAAAAACTCTCTAgagataaaatgttaaaatgttggtaaaagttttaaaaaacaaaatcaccATGTATCAAAAGCTTAATGTTAACAGCAGCAAAAGTTTGGTGGTGTTATTTCCCTAAAAATAAGAAACTCAGATAATCTGAATCCTATCATCAAACCCATTTATATCGACGAAAAAACACAGCAAAATTGAAATATGACACAGGTAGTAATGTTACTAGTAGTTTATTGGgatctaaaaattttaaattcccTTTTTTAAACAGACTAACCAAAGGGAAAATTAGTAGATTTTGTAGGACAGGCATTTTAGTGAATTTCTGACGACATTTTGtattcaataataataaaagtacTAGCAAACGAAAGTTGCTACATATAATAATGAATGCAAAATTGAGTAGATTAATACAAACAAGAACTTACCTGTTTTGCTGCCAGGTAAGACGAATTAAAAAAGAATCGAGAATGCATAGATTTGAACTGAAAAGGAAAATCTGCGTCCTCTATGACTTCTTCATCCGACACGACGCACTGATCTAGTGCTTTCAAAGTCCATATTGCGTTCACTACACAATGTCGATAGTTCTTTTTTATACTGATTGGTGTATCATTTAGTGTTAGATTGTACAATGTTGGCGAGGAGGATAGATATTTCAACTCTTCAAGTTTATATATTCCATTATCATGCATGTACAGTGTTGTCAATTTGGAAAGTGAACGCCAGAAGTCATGCTTGGGTAAATGATTgatctaaataaacaaaaaacttttaaaatataaattttgccATCTCGTTGGTATGAACTACTAGCTGTCATTTATCAATCAGTTGGTGATAAGAAAGATTAGCGATCTTTGTGAGTCAGAAATTTGGGGTTGTCACAGCTTTAAAATCTCAGCTCTGCAAAGATTTTAGAGGTCAGTTTAGGGCTCAAAATTTggtaaaaacaatgcaaaatgcatggaatcacagtcctgaTATTTACTTACGCGtgcatctaagtgattacgtaatgcccaattgaggtaaaaatgtaaacaaaccaagcgaataagttacctccatttctgcgcacgCAGGAAAAACATgacactatgattgagtgtatgcATAAAAACAATCCACACCTTGCTCAAAGTTTAGGGTTGCGTACTAATAATCAAGTCTTTTGTTCCATGAATATCAAAGATGTTGTTTTGTTCAATTGCTCTATTAATGATGATCATCATTGGAATGTTAACTTACCGATAGTTATTAAGTGAAAAATAATACAGTAggaattgctaacaaaaatactggtttatcattttttacaaCATAATAATAAATACTTTGAAAGAAAAGAGAAAGGATATTTTAGGTGAGTTCAATATTTTGGGTTCAAATAAGATTTTAGGACAGCCTACTTTTTCTTAAGTTACTTTGGAAGATTTAGGTGTGCCTGTCTTGAAAAAGCAACCACTACAGAAAAGACTTTATTGTCCAATACCAAGtaacataaagaaaaacaacttttccGAAGAAAAAAACAACTACTATGCATATATATACCTGATTAGAATGTATATCCAAACAGATCAAATTGACACACCATCGAATTGGTTTGATATCttgcaaaaaattattgctCAAGTTACATATTGTCAGTTTTTTGCAAATATCAATTAAGCAGACATCCCGAAGCCGTTTGCAAGACAACAAAAGCAAATATGCATCACCAGGGTATAATGGCTTCTTGTTAGAGAAGGTGCTTCCATTAGAAATAAGATCGTCCTCCGTTAAAGTGTGAAGTAGGCCTTCCTTTTGAGCAGCTTCTAAAAAATCCTTTTCCAGTAATatcacattgttttttttaaatttgttggaCTCATTTTCTGCATATTCTTGCCAAGGTAAAAGTTTTGGATTGCCAAAATCCACAGACATAA
It includes:
- the LOC130662554 gene encoding leucine-rich repeat and IQ domain-containing protein 3-like, with protein sequence MSVDFGNPKLLPWQEYAENESNKFKKNNVILLEKDFLEAAQKEGLLHTLTEDDLISNGSTFSNKKPLYPGDAYLLLLSCKRLRDVCLIDICKKLTICNLSNNFLQDIKPIRWCVNLICLDIHSNQINHLPKHDFWRSLSKLTTLYMHDNGIYKLEELKYLSSSPTLYNLTLNDTPISIKKNYRHCVVNAIWTLKALDQCVVSDEEVIEDADFPFQFKSMHSRFFFNSSYLAAKQDQSYSKTLLLINQDMSTINSIQSRWCPVLVIQRYIRGFLVRLRYNYVMDARLWAAVSIQRFYRSFKGYPNPPPSTPITQQQQDSLIYQSLSSLKLDYETYLKLRRSRHKSFIPLKSDKSLQPEKKLPLLIEGEVINVRKHINIDLEKLQGKAAKILEKETSSHIGKVKPGKTKIQRLVLSSPVEREQLPKDVIQLAKTMGLLESISGLKKRSKIGKYYTQYEFLGEVKQTSEKNNDNADSGFRLSVQKPHTMKHDPLVELITRTVEGAEDIRKSVREIERQLKSAPALKKKLQKKKVNADQKLFLKTQGSMGLSYFQAVDKAYRDRRNAEVLVGRRNHVGHIRDVERNCRDRVRRHKKNYQADAVEGKLSERMKILKAVEDRRQANNVSFDQLTAKRTANHETRNTARENYKFALEFNCQNASVGKALANHDRISRKEETTEQKAKKVKEIKSIMAERKGLADDYMGGKKSAMQAETVAMKHKIRTVLAEKELNRKADLLKLLKSRTEKQERGLRTPALAIKELPPPSV